A single Nostoc sp. PCC 7107 DNA region contains:
- a CDS encoding CHAT domain-containing protein translates to MKPHLLLTITFLLLFPLTANSNQPIDAQQYRANLLLNLSNRQLTNGQIQSALASLQESLRLYQIIGDRTGEATALFRLGDAYFTLGRYRTAINFYKQSLQLSQDFANQSIRVQILEHLSNTYINLGDEKLAKKYQEQATALKKEIGNPDREAAFLGNVGLDHDAATEYKQAIAFYSQQLTTAKANNNYQLQIDSLQNIAATYRKSGQYSQAITAYQQQLKLAQELSNNSLVILTFKQIAETYKTQGDFKAAIAFYQQQLKLTDKTQKTEVIKQLGRAYTFAKEYDKAIELYEEQLNSAKANKDNYTQGTALNNLAFVYLNSNKLDDAKAILETSIKNWTSLRLELGNTIDYAVEQSNTYRLLQQVLITQNQPEAALEVSEQSSIMAFLQLLGMRLVSEPKDNNLKIAPKAINLPTVTDIQKIAKEQKATLVKYSIIPDDGLYIWVIQSTGKITFRKVKLTPENTFNSVNSIPEIVASIPNYLGVNSQDNQGKKLVNPLLQLHQLLIKPIADLLPESPTAQVIFIPQDELWFVPFPALVDISGKYLIEKHPISTVPAIQILKLAKEQRGRTGGSKFVVVGNPTMPKIAHAINQAPQPLPQLINSEQEALAVADFFKTKALIGSQATKAAILPLLPKAKIIHLATYSILDDIKRQGIPGGIALAGENNGLLTASEILNLYNQPKGKRLRAKLAFISAGETGQGSMGNGVLSLSLALMTSGVPSVIVSQWAATDTPTSVLTTEFYRQLKQKPNKAQALQKAMLATMKQYPNPKYWSGFNLIGEIH, encoded by the coding sequence ATGAAACCCCATCTATTATTAACAATAACCTTCCTCCTCCTCTTCCCCCTTACCGCCAACTCCAACCAACCAATAGACGCACAACAATACCGTGCTAACTTACTCTTAAACCTCAGCAATAGACAACTAACCAACGGACAAATTCAATCAGCCTTAGCATCATTACAAGAATCACTCAGACTATATCAAATAATAGGCGATCGCACTGGAGAAGCCACCGCATTATTTCGCCTTGGCGACGCTTACTTTACCCTCGGTAGATATAGAACTGCGATTAATTTTTACAAACAAAGTCTACAACTAAGCCAAGATTTTGCTAATCAATCAATTAGAGTACAAATTTTAGAACATCTCAGTAATACATATATTAATCTTGGTGATGAAAAATTAGCCAAAAAATATCAAGAACAAGCCACCGCACTCAAAAAAGAAATTGGTAATCCCGATAGAGAAGCTGCATTTTTAGGTAACGTTGGTTTAGACCATGATGCGGCGACTGAGTATAAGCAAGCGATTGCTTTTTATTCCCAACAACTAACAACTGCAAAAGCAAATAATAACTATCAACTGCAAATTGATTCATTACAAAATATAGCTGCAACTTATCGTAAGTCAGGGCAATATTCCCAGGCGATCACAGCGTATCAGCAACAGCTAAAATTAGCTCAGGAATTAAGCAATAATTCCTTAGTAATTCTCACATTTAAACAAATAGCAGAAACCTATAAAACTCAAGGAGATTTTAAAGCTGCGATCGCGTTTTATCAACAACAGCTAAAACTCACAGATAAAACCCAAAAAACTGAGGTAATTAAACAACTAGGACGGGCTTACACTTTTGCAAAAGAGTACGATAAAGCCATAGAATTATATGAAGAACAATTAAACTCTGCTAAAGCTAATAAAGATAATTATACTCAAGGCACAGCTTTAAATAACTTAGCTTTTGTTTATTTAAACTCTAATAAATTAGATGATGCTAAAGCTATCCTAGAAACAAGTATTAAAAATTGGACATCTCTACGCTTGGAGTTAGGCAACACCATTGATTATGCAGTGGAACAAAGCAATACATATCGCTTACTACAACAAGTTTTAATTACCCAAAATCAGCCAGAAGCCGCGTTAGAAGTCTCTGAACAAAGCAGTATTATGGCATTCTTACAATTATTGGGAATGCGGTTAGTTTCTGAACCAAAAGATAATAATCTCAAAATCGCACCTAAAGCAATTAACTTACCTACAGTTACCGATATTCAAAAAATAGCTAAAGAGCAAAAAGCAACTCTGGTTAAATATTCTATCATTCCTGATGATGGCTTATACATTTGGGTAATTCAGTCTACAGGTAAGATTACATTCCGCAAAGTCAAACTAACACCAGAAAATACATTTAATTCAGTTAATTCTATCCCCGAAATAGTTGCCAGTATTCCTAATTATCTAGGTGTGAATAGTCAAGATAATCAAGGTAAAAAACTTGTTAATCCTTTATTACAGCTACATCAATTATTAATCAAGCCAATTGCTGATTTATTACCCGAAAGTCCCACAGCCCAAGTCATATTTATTCCCCAAGATGAGTTATGGTTTGTTCCCTTCCCGGCTTTAGTAGATATTTCTGGTAAATATTTAATTGAAAAACATCCGATTTCAACTGTACCAGCAATTCAAATACTCAAATTAGCTAAAGAACAACGAGGTAGAACAGGTGGGAGTAAATTTGTTGTAGTGGGTAATCCTACCATGCCGAAAATTGCTCACGCAATTAATCAAGCACCGCAACCTTTACCACAACTTATAAATTCAGAACAAGAAGCTTTAGCTGTTGCTGATTTCTTCAAAACCAAAGCTTTAATTGGTAGTCAAGCAACAAAAGCAGCAATACTCCCTTTATTACCCAAAGCAAAAATCATTCATCTGGCAACATATAGTATTTTAGATGATATCAAAAGACAAGGTATACCAGGAGGTATCGCCTTAGCTGGAGAAAATAACGGACTACTCACCGCCAGCGAAATTCTCAACTTGTACAATCAACCAAAAGGTAAGCGTTTGCGTGCTAAGTTAGCCTTTATCAGTGCTGGGGAAACTGGACAAGGTAGCATGGGCAATGGTGTACTGAGTTTATCTTTAGCATTGATGACATCTGGTGTTCCTAGTGTAATTGTCTCGCAATGGGCAGCAACGGATACACCAACATCTGTGTTAACTA